A window of the Arachis duranensis cultivar V14167 chromosome 5, aradu.V14167.gnm2.J7QH, whole genome shotgun sequence genome harbors these coding sequences:
- the LOC107490089 gene encoding uncharacterized protein LOC107490089 has protein sequence MRQEGVPVEPTGFGARDTQGTVGLTEFQVGQQFQDKEEAVLSLKTYSIRRGVQYKVVESDYRQYVGKCYEFGNGCTWLIRLSLWKRKGIWEVKRYNGPHTCLATSISSDHRSLDYHVISAFIMPMVRADASVCIKILLNATEAHFGFRSTYRRVWLAKQKAVAYIYGDWDESYNDLPRWVLGVQLTMHGSVAVLRTSFILAGSRWTVRKPIFTGFSGHSHHVLRHFGIVSCWRVLMGPTCTVNMGHVTLQPGILVISDKHNGIKVALEAADGGWLPLAVYRAFYIRLVAANFALTFKGKDARRLLVNAAYAKTEVEFDYWFDILRSEDPAMCDWENRIDYSLWTQHRDEGRRFRHMTINISECVNSILKGVRNLPVCSLVKATYGKVGRAIRSKHMIRSALPMKVPELQAVREPMITTSAILGHQKVDVHGGLGWGMYSTKLW, from the exons ATGAGACAAGAGGGGGTTCCAGTGGAACCCACTGGATTTGGTGCTAGAGATACCCAGGGGACTGTGGGTCTTACAGAGTTTCAGGTTGGTCAGCAGTTTCAGGATAAAGAGGAGGCTGTGTTAAGCCTGAAGACATATAGCATCCGACGCGGGGTACAGTACAAAGTGGTGGAGTCCGATTATCGCCAGTACGTAGGGAAGTGTTATGAGTTTGGGAAcgggtgcacatggttgattaGGCTAAGTCTCTGGAAGCGCAAGGGTATTTGGGAGGTAAAACGATACAACGGACCTCATACTTGTCTCGCGACGTCGATATCGAGCGATCACAGGAGTCTTGATTATCATGTGATCTCGGCTTTCATCATGCCAATGGTTAGAGCTGATGCATCCGTGTGCATCAAGATACTGTTGAATGCGACAGAGGCACACTTTGGGTTCAGGTCGACTTATAGGAGGGTCTGGTTGGCCAAGCAGAAGGCTGTCGCCTATATTTACGGAGATTGGGATGAGTCATACAACGATCTGCCGCGGTGGGTCTTGGGAGTGCAACTGACGATGCATGGTAGTGTTGCAGTGCTGAGGACGAGTTTTATTCTAGCGGGGAGTAGGTGGACGGTTCGCAAGCCTATTTTCACCGGCTTTTCTGGACATTCCCACCATGTATTGAGGCATTTCGGCATTGTAAGCTGTTGGCGAGTATTGATGGGACCCACTTGTACGGTAAATATGGGG CACGTGACCCTACAACCGGGTATCTTGGTGATATCAGATAAGCACAACGGTATCAAGGTTGCACTTGAGGCTGCCGACGGAGGATGGCTACCACTTGCTGTATACCGTGCATTCTATATTCGACTTGTGGCCGCAAATTTTGCCCTCACATTCAAGGGTAAGGATGCAAGGAGACTTCTTGTGAATGCAGCGTATGCCAAGACTGAGGTAGAATTCGATTACTGGTTTGATATTCTGCGGTCTGAAGACCCTGCCATGTGTGACTGGGAAAACAGGATTGACTATTCGTTGTGGACTCAGCATCGGGATGAGGGTAGGAGATTCAGACACATGACGATAAACATCTCCGAGTGTGTTAATTCCATCTTGAAGGGAGTCAGGAACCTTCCAGTATGCTCTCTAGTGAAGGCCACTTATGGGAAGGTTGGCAGAGCTATTCGTTCAAAGCACATGATCCGCTCGGCTCTCCCAATGAAGGTGCCAGAACTGCAAGCTGTACGGGAACCAATGATCACCACCTCTGCCATCCTTGGACATCAAAAAGTCGATGTCCACGGCGGGCTGGGGTGGGGGATGTACTCCACCAAATTGTGGTAG